The Magnolia sinica isolate HGM2019 chromosome 10, MsV1, whole genome shotgun sequence genome includes a window with the following:
- the LOC131258066 gene encoding vacuolar protein sorting-associated protein 32 homolog 1-like, producing the protein MDEINEQTENMKQIQEALSTPIGTAADFDENELEAELEELEGAELEEHLTDCFHHVEILTLFFSLSGLSSNRKCLLDGNFL; encoded by the exons ATGGATGAGATCAACGAGCAGACTGAGAACATGAAACAGATTCAGGAAGCACTGTCTACTCCTATTGGCACAGCAGCTGATTTTGATGAA AATGAACTGGAGGCAGAGCTCGAGGAATTGGAGGGAGCTGAGTTGGAGGAACATCTTACTGATTGCTTCCATCATGTGGAAATTTTGAcattgtttttttctctttctgGGTTGTCTTCTAACAGGAAATGCCTTTTGGATGGAAACTTTTTATAA